From the genome of uncultured Pseudodesulfovibrio sp., one region includes:
- a CDS encoding adenylate kinase, whose product MNILIFGPNGSGKGTQGDIAKDKYNLDHIESGAIFRKHIGGGTELGMKAKEYINKGELVPDDITIPMVLDVLSNSKSGWLLDGFPRSLVQGEKLWEALQKDGVKLDYVIEIKLPREIAKGRIMGRRLCENNPNHPNNVGIPAIAPDGDKCRVCGGALSARQDDQDEGAIDVRHNIYYDEETGTMAACNYFKNLKDADFKYIELDGEKSINEIKEYLISQLA is encoded by the coding sequence ATGAATATTCTGATTTTCGGCCCCAACGGCTCCGGTAAAGGCACCCAGGGCGACATCGCCAAAGACAAGTACAACCTGGATCACATCGAATCCGGCGCCATCTTCCGCAAGCATATCGGCGGCGGCACCGAGCTGGGTATGAAGGCCAAGGAGTACATCAACAAGGGCGAACTGGTTCCTGATGATATCACCATTCCCATGGTTCTGGATGTGCTCTCCAACTCCAAGAGCGGCTGGCTCCTGGATGGTTTCCCCCGCTCCCTGGTTCAGGGCGAGAAGCTTTGGGAAGCCCTGCAGAAAGACGGCGTGAAGCTGGACTACGTCATTGAGATCAAGCTGCCCCGCGAGATTGCCAAGGGTCGCATCATGGGCCGTCGCCTCTGTGAAAACAACCCGAACCACCCCAACAACGTCGGCATTCCGGCCATCGCCCCTGACGGCGACAAGTGCCGCGTCTGCGGCGGTGCCCTGTCCGCCCGTCAGGACGACCAGGACGAAGGTGCCATCGACGTGCGTCACAACATCTACTACGATGAAGAGACCGGCACCATGGCCGCCTGCAACTACTTCAAGAATCTCAAGGACGCCGACTTCAAGTACATCGAGCTCGACGGCGAAAAGTCCATCAACGAGATCAAGGAATACCTCATCAGCCAGCTCGCCTAA
- the secF gene encoding protein translocase subunit SecF — translation MGLQIIKPDTNLDFIGIRKIAFIISAVLILAGLGSLAIKGGPKYGIDFAGGMIVQVKVDKATGVGDIKDAVDELKLPGLVVQTLGLEGDHEYLIRTSSSNITSEEVRTKINQALTDNLKADFEIQRLEMVGPKVGADLRSQALEALFYAVLLIAVYISGRFEQRWTAAAVMAAALAGGVYGIGLLGLDMGWLILAALVITLGLCWYLKLNYALGAVVALIHDVMITVGLFSIMNKEFDLTIIAALLTIVGYSLNDTIIVFDRIRENTIAKQGKLTFGKIINLSVNQTLSRTILTSGTTLLVVLCLYVMGGSVIHDFALALLIGITVGTYSSIFVASPILYGFGPSETREEVEA, via the coding sequence ATGGGACTTCAAATAATCAAACCCGATACCAATCTCGACTTCATCGGCATCAGGAAGATCGCCTTCATCATCTCGGCGGTCCTCATCCTGGCCGGTCTCGGCTCCCTGGCCATCAAGGGCGGCCCCAAGTACGGCATTGACTTCGCAGGCGGCATGATCGTTCAGGTGAAGGTCGACAAGGCCACCGGCGTGGGTGACATCAAGGACGCCGTGGATGAACTCAAGCTGCCCGGTCTGGTCGTCCAGACTCTCGGCCTTGAAGGCGACCACGAGTACCTGATCCGCACCTCCTCGTCGAACATCACCTCGGAAGAGGTCCGGACCAAGATCAACCAGGCGCTCACCGACAACCTCAAGGCCGACTTCGAGATTCAACGACTCGAAATGGTCGGCCCCAAAGTCGGCGCGGACCTTCGTTCCCAGGCCCTTGAGGCTCTGTTTTACGCGGTCCTGCTCATCGCCGTGTACATCTCCGGCCGCTTCGAGCAGCGCTGGACCGCCGCGGCGGTCATGGCCGCTGCCCTGGCCGGCGGCGTCTACGGCATCGGCCTGCTCGGCCTGGACATGGGCTGGCTGATTCTGGCCGCTCTGGTCATCACCCTGGGCCTGTGCTGGTACCTCAAGCTGAACTACGCCCTGGGCGCGGTTGTGGCCCTCATACACGACGTCATGATCACGGTCGGCCTGTTCTCCATCATGAACAAGGAATTCGACCTGACCATCATCGCCGCGCTGCTGACCATCGTCGGTTACTCGCTCAACGACACCATCATCGTCTTTGACCGTATCCGCGAGAACACCATCGCCAAGCAGGGCAAGCTGACCTTCGGCAAGATCATCAACCTGTCCGTCAACCAGACCCTGTCTCGTACCATTCTGACCTCGGGCACCACGCTCCTGGTCGTGCTGTGCCTGTACGTCATGGGCGGCTCGGTCATCCATGACTTCGCCCTGGCGCTGCTCATCGGCATCACGGTTGGTACGTACTCCTCGATCTTCGTGGCCAGCCCCATCCTCTACGGATTCGGCCCCAGCGAAACCCGCGAGGAAGTCGAAGCCTAA
- the secD gene encoding protein translocase subunit SecD, whose protein sequence is MQSLRLRAILALLIVLVGLAFMLPSLPGVKDSALGKILPGNGINLGLDLKGGIHLTLGVDMKTAMDNNLARLGDDLKASAREQEVYILRPTVLNASEIEVTLIKAEQKDAFEGVIKDYTPFAIEQSTPLDGDKVKYVLSVPAKYRSDIEKLTMDQAIKTMRNRIDQFGVAEPDIRKEQGNRIQVQLPGLKDPERAIKIIGQTAHLEFKMVDDAADVKKAQQGILAPGRELSVLLHRQPNGSYSESPIVLKKDAVLTGEYVSDAQVRLDQWNNAYVSLTFNARGAKIFTDLTTDNVNKRMAIVLDGKVYSAPVIRERIAGGKASISGSFTREEARDLAVVLRAGSLPAPVTILEQRAVGPSLGQESINNGIMSAMVGMAAVLAFMVLYYGFGGVVADTVLVLNIMLIMGGLAAFGATLTLPGIAGIILTIGMAVDANVIIYERIREELRRGLSAKQAVEEGYGRATLTILDANVTTVIAAIILYQFGTGPIRGFAVTLTLGIITSMFTAIFVSRILFDMYLKHRADNAKLSI, encoded by the coding sequence ATGCAAAGTTTGCGTTTGAGAGCCATCCTCGCTCTCTTGATCGTACTCGTGGGGCTGGCCTTCATGCTCCCGTCCCTGCCCGGGGTCAAAGACTCCGCCCTCGGCAAAATTCTGCCGGGCAACGGGATCAACCTCGGCCTTGACCTGAAGGGCGGTATCCACCTCACCCTCGGCGTGGACATGAAAACGGCCATGGACAATAACCTGGCCCGTCTCGGCGATGACCTCAAGGCGTCTGCTCGTGAGCAGGAAGTTTACATCCTGCGCCCGACCGTCCTGAACGCATCCGAGATCGAGGTCACGCTCATCAAGGCAGAACAGAAAGACGCCTTTGAGGGAGTAATCAAGGATTATACGCCGTTCGCCATCGAACAGAGCACCCCGCTTGACGGCGACAAGGTCAAATACGTTCTGTCCGTTCCGGCCAAGTACCGTAGCGACATCGAAAAGCTGACCATGGACCAGGCCATCAAGACCATGCGCAACAGGATCGACCAGTTCGGCGTGGCCGAACCGGACATCCGCAAGGAGCAGGGCAACCGCATCCAGGTCCAGCTGCCGGGTCTGAAAGACCCTGAACGGGCCATCAAGATCATCGGCCAGACCGCGCACCTTGAATTCAAGATGGTTGACGACGCAGCCGACGTGAAGAAAGCGCAGCAGGGCATTCTGGCTCCGGGCCGCGAACTTTCCGTGCTCCTGCATCGCCAGCCTAACGGAAGCTACAGCGAGTCGCCCATCGTCCTCAAGAAGGACGCAGTCCTGACTGGTGAATACGTATCCGACGCCCAGGTCCGTCTGGACCAGTGGAACAACGCCTACGTCTCGTTGACCTTCAACGCCCGCGGCGCCAAGATCTTTACCGATCTGACCACGGACAACGTCAACAAGCGCATGGCCATCGTTCTGGACGGCAAGGTCTACTCCGCGCCGGTCATCCGCGAGCGCATCGCAGGCGGCAAAGCCTCCATCTCCGGCAGCTTCACTCGTGAAGAAGCCCGCGACCTGGCCGTTGTGCTCCGTGCCGGCTCCCTGCCCGCGCCTGTGACCATCCTTGAACAGCGCGCCGTGGGTCCGTCCCTCGGTCAGGAATCCATCAACAACGGTATCATGTCCGCAATGGTAGGCATGGCGGCGGTCCTCGCCTTCATGGTCCTCTACTACGGTTTCGGCGGTGTGGTCGCAGACACCGTGCTCGTCCTGAACATCATGCTCATCATGGGTGGTCTGGCCGCGTTCGGCGCGACCCTGACCCTGCCGGGCATAGCGGGCATCATTCTGACTATTGGTATGGCGGTCGACGCCAACGTCATCATTTACGAACGCATCCGTGAGGAGCTCAGGCGCGGCCTTTCGGCCAAGCAAGCCGTTGAAGAAGGATATGGCAGGGCTACCCTGACCATCCTCGACGCCAACGTGACCACGGTCATCGCTGCCATCATCCTGTACCAATTCGGTACGGGCCCGATCCGCGGCTTTGCCGTCACGCTGACGCTCGGCATCATCACCTCCATGTTCACGGCCATCTTCGTGTCGCGCATCCTGTTCGATATGTACCTGAAACACCGCGCCGACAACGCGAAGCTGAGCATCTAG
- the yajC gene encoding preprotein translocase subunit YajC, producing MFFDSVAYAMAPPAGGDGGAAGGLGGILGGPLPMLVLMFAIFYFLLIRPQQKKQKAHKAMLDDLRKGDKVWTNGGILGTITDIDGDNLTIEIAKGVDVVIKRGFVADKDGGAPATDKKKKK from the coding sequence ATGTTCTTCGATTCCGTAGCCTACGCCATGGCTCCGCCCGCGGGCGGCGATGGCGGCGCCGCAGGCGGCCTCGGCGGCATTCTCGGCGGCCCGCTGCCCATGCTGGTCCTGATGTTCGCCATTTTTTACTTCCTGCTCATCCGCCCCCAGCAGAAAAAGCAGAAGGCCCACAAGGCCATGCTGGATGATCTCCGTAAGGGCGACAAGGTCTGGACCAACGGCGGCATCCTCGGAACCATCACCGACATCGACGGCGATAACCTGACCATCGAGATCGCCAAAGGCGTCGACGTTGTCATCAAGCGCGGTTTTGTTGCCGACAAAGACGGCGGCGCTCCCGCGACGGACAAAAAGAAGAAGAAGTAG
- a CDS encoding glutamine amidotransferase family protein produces the protein MKAPERYYDFQKDISGCGIFGVINKKRGLIPGDMPIQAMTCMHDRGNGLGGGFAAYGIYPEHAEKYCFHMMCDDDAAIKGSEEMLKRYFDLHFYEPIPTRRTLAIPNPPKFNRYFVTVPEKPENEFRELPEEDYVVAVVMKLNTTVGGAFVVSSGKNMGAFKGVGFPEDIADFFRLEEYSAYIWTGHNRFPTNTPGWWGGAHPFTILNWSIVHNGEISSYGINRRYLCEHDYLCTMMTDTEVVAYELDMLIRKHGLSWEMAAKVFAPPFWDEIERMDEDDKELYTTLRATYGPAMLNGPFAILVADNTRLMGLNDRIKLRPLLVAEKDDMVFMSSEESAVRDVCPELDRVWMPKAGEPVIVDLED, from the coding sequence ATGAAAGCACCTGAAAGATATTATGATTTCCAGAAGGATATCTCCGGCTGCGGGATATTCGGCGTGATCAACAAGAAGCGGGGCCTGATCCCGGGCGACATGCCCATTCAGGCCATGACCTGCATGCATGATCGGGGCAATGGTCTGGGCGGCGGCTTCGCAGCCTACGGCATCTACCCGGAGCACGCCGAAAAGTACTGCTTCCACATGATGTGCGATGACGACGCGGCCATCAAAGGTTCGGAAGAGATGCTCAAGCGGTATTTCGACCTGCATTTCTATGAACCCATCCCCACCCGCCGGACACTGGCTATTCCCAATCCGCCGAAGTTCAACCGCTATTTCGTGACCGTACCCGAAAAGCCGGAAAACGAATTCCGCGAACTGCCGGAAGAGGATTACGTGGTGGCCGTGGTCATGAAACTCAACACCACCGTTGGCGGGGCCTTCGTGGTCTCTTCGGGCAAGAACATGGGCGCCTTCAAGGGTGTGGGCTTCCCCGAAGATATCGCCGACTTCTTTCGCCTTGAAGAATACAGTGCCTACATCTGGACCGGCCACAACCGGTTCCCGACCAACACGCCGGGCTGGTGGGGCGGGGCGCATCCGTTCACCATTCTGAACTGGTCCATCGTGCACAACGGCGAAATATCCTCCTACGGCATCAACCGCCGCTACCTCTGCGAACACGACTATCTCTGCACCATGATGACCGACACCGAGGTCGTGGCCTACGAGCTGGACATGCTCATCCGCAAGCACGGCCTGTCCTGGGAAATGGCCGCCAAGGTCTTTGCCCCGCCTTTCTGGGACGAGATAGAGCGGATGGACGAGGACGACAAAGAACTCTACACCACCTTGCGCGCCACCTACGGCCCGGCCATGCTGAACGGTCCCTTCGCCATTCTGGTGGCCGACAACACCCGGCTGATGGGGCTCAACGACCGCATCAAGCTGCGCCCGCTGCTGGTGGCCGAGAAGGACGACATGGTCTTCATGTCGAGCGAGGAATCGGCTGTGCGCGACGTCTGTCCCGAACTGGACCGCGTCTGGATGCCCAAGGCGGGCGAACCCGTCATCGTGGACCTGGAGGATTAG
- a CDS encoding FAD-dependent oxidoreductase: MKYVIIGNGIASIGAIEGIRKVDTENEILVIGAEDSPAYGRPLISYLLAGKIGPDRLALRPQEFYDKSNVSLMLGTKVTGIDAQAKTVSTDKGETVEFENLLIATGGIPFTPPIPGSDGADVYNFTNLAHAHTLISKAKEIKRAVVIGGGLIGLKAGESLFDRGVDVTILELSPRILSLAFDENAAALAGTRLAEVGLNVRCGVSAKEIQRDHDGNLKGVHLTDGDFLQCDVVVIAIGVVPNYNLAKDAGIAVDRGIKVDDHMRTSAPGVFAAGDVAQAKDLLFGDDRVIPIWTNAYNQGFCAGKNMTGEDVPFTGSLAMNSISFYGLPTISVGTVNPPEGDDTYDTAVSLDEKKKSYRKLVFHNDRLVGYVLVGDIDMAGMYTAFVKFQMAVPEDSKKQILAGEPDVLMWPDEFFKETWNPGVVEPD, from the coding sequence ATGAAATACGTCATCATCGGCAACGGCATCGCCTCCATCGGGGCCATCGAGGGCATCCGCAAGGTCGACACCGAAAACGAGATCCTGGTCATCGGGGCCGAAGATTCCCCGGCATACGGTCGCCCGCTCATCTCTTACCTGCTGGCGGGCAAGATCGGCCCGGACCGGCTGGCGCTCAGGCCGCAGGAATTCTACGACAAGAGCAACGTCTCATTGATGCTCGGCACCAAGGTCACGGGCATCGACGCCCAGGCCAAGACCGTGAGCACGGACAAGGGTGAGACCGTTGAATTCGAGAACCTGCTGATCGCTACCGGCGGCATCCCGTTCACGCCGCCCATTCCGGGTTCGGACGGAGCGGATGTATACAACTTCACCAACCTGGCCCACGCCCACACGCTCATATCCAAGGCCAAGGAGATAAAGAGGGCGGTTGTCATCGGCGGCGGACTCATAGGTCTGAAGGCCGGAGAATCCCTGTTCGACAGGGGCGTGGACGTAACCATTCTTGAGCTCTCACCGCGCATCCTGAGCCTGGCCTTTGACGAAAACGCGGCCGCCCTGGCCGGTACCCGTCTGGCCGAGGTCGGCCTGAACGTGCGTTGCGGGGTTTCCGCCAAGGAGATCCAACGAGACCACGACGGCAACCTCAAGGGCGTGCACCTGACCGACGGTGACTTCCTGCAGTGCGACGTCGTGGTCATCGCCATCGGTGTTGTCCCCAACTACAACCTGGCCAAGGACGCCGGGATTGCCGTGGACCGAGGCATCAAGGTGGACGATCACATGCGCACCAGCGCCCCGGGCGTTTTCGCCGCAGGCGACGTGGCCCAGGCAAAGGACCTCCTGTTCGGCGACGATCGGGTCATCCCCATTTGGACCAATGCCTACAACCAAGGCTTCTGCGCGGGCAAGAACATGACCGGAGAAGACGTTCCCTTTACCGGGTCACTGGCCATGAACTCCATTTCCTTCTACGGCCTGCCGACCATCTCTGTAGGCACGGTCAACCCGCCCGAAGGGGACGACACCTACGATACGGCCGTCTCCCTGGACGAAAAGAAGAAAAGCTACCGCAAGCTCGTCTTTCACAACGACCGGCTTGTCGGTTACGTGCTGGTGGGCGACATCGACATGGCGGGCATGTACACCGCCTTCGTCAAGTTCCAGATGGCCGTTCCCGAGGATTCCAAGAAGCAGATTCTGGCCGGTGAGCCCGATGTGCTCATGTGGCCTGACGAGTTCTTCAAGGAGACCTGGAACCCCGGCGTCGTCGAACCTGATTAA
- a CDS encoding 4Fe-4S dicluster domain-containing protein, which yields MKRVYPDKEYCIGCHLCEVACITAHSKSKDPIIAFREEQGKDGLTACKKVFEKGDICVAISCRHCDEPSCVAACISGGLHKDPETGRTVYDREKCVGCWSCLMACPYGAIKRHPNENKIVKCDLCEGREEGPACVAACPNQALKYEER from the coding sequence ATGAAGAGAGTCTATCCGGACAAAGAATACTGCATCGGCTGCCACCTCTGCGAAGTGGCCTGCATCACCGCCCACTCCAAATCCAAGGACCCGATCATCGCGTTCCGCGAAGAGCAGGGCAAGGACGGGTTGACCGCCTGCAAGAAGGTCTTTGAAAAGGGCGACATCTGCGTGGCCATCTCCTGCCGCCACTGCGACGAGCCGTCCTGTGTGGCGGCCTGCATCTCGGGCGGCCTGCACAAGGACCCGGAGACGGGCCGTACGGTCTATGACCGCGAGAAGTGCGTGGGCTGCTGGTCATGCCTGATGGCCTGTCCGTACGGCGCCATTAAAAGGCATCCGAACGAGAACAAGATCGTCAAGTGCGACCTGTGCGAAGGGCGTGAAGAAGGCCCGGCCTGTGTGGCCGCGTGCCCGAACCAGGCCCTGAAATACGAGGAGAGATAG
- a CDS encoding glutamate synthase-related protein: protein MLFQPINKNYHEFCIERDPELCINCKVCIRQCSYEAHYWDEARQKVMHDNAKCIGCHRCEALCPTAALSIVKKRSDFRTNSLWRPVFLQNIYKQADTGGVLLAGMGSPVDIPVYWDRMLLDASQVTNPSIDPLREPMELKTFLGAKPRKVELKTDEKTGKPTLKTKLTPQLELDVPIMFAAMSFGAINFNLHRAMARAATECGTYYNTGEGGLHKSLYKYGEHTIVQVASGRFGVHRDYLRAGAAIEIKVGQGAKPGIGGHLPGEKINDKVSETRMVPIGSDAISPAPHHDIYSIEDLLQLIYALKEASEYKAPISVKIAAVHNVAAIASGIARAGADIITVDGMRGGTGAAPAMIRDNVGIPIELALAQVDQRLRDEGIRNNVSIVAAGGIRCSGDVIKAIALGADAVYIGTATLLAVGCTICGRCYTGKCPWGIATNDPKLSKRQNPDIAAKKLANLIHAWGHEIEEMLGGMGLNSIESLRGNRDKLRGIGLSDTELDILGIKHAGR, encoded by the coding sequence TTGCTTTTTCAGCCCATCAACAAGAATTACCATGAGTTCTGTATTGAACGGGATCCGGAGCTGTGCATCAACTGCAAGGTCTGCATCCGTCAATGTTCATACGAAGCTCACTATTGGGATGAAGCCCGGCAAAAGGTCATGCACGACAACGCCAAGTGCATCGGCTGTCACCGTTGCGAGGCTCTTTGCCCGACCGCTGCCCTGAGCATCGTCAAGAAGCGCTCTGACTTCCGGACGAACAGTCTGTGGCGCCCGGTGTTCCTGCAGAACATCTACAAGCAGGCAGATACTGGCGGAGTTCTGCTGGCCGGCATGGGCTCTCCGGTGGACATCCCTGTCTACTGGGATCGCATGCTGCTCGACGCCAGCCAGGTGACCAATCCGTCCATCGACCCGCTGCGCGAGCCCATGGAGCTGAAGACATTTCTCGGAGCCAAGCCGCGTAAAGTGGAACTCAAGACCGACGAGAAGACCGGCAAGCCCACGCTCAAGACCAAACTCACTCCGCAGTTGGAGCTGGATGTGCCGATCATGTTCGCGGCCATGAGCTTCGGCGCCATCAATTTCAATCTGCACCGAGCCATGGCCCGCGCGGCGACCGAATGCGGGACCTATTACAATACTGGTGAGGGCGGCCTGCACAAGTCCTTATATAAATATGGCGAGCACACCATCGTGCAGGTGGCCTCCGGACGCTTCGGCGTGCACCGCGACTACCTGAGAGCGGGCGCAGCCATCGAGATCAAGGTGGGGCAGGGCGCCAAGCCCGGTATCGGCGGGCACCTGCCCGGCGAGAAGATCAACGACAAGGTCTCCGAGACCCGCATGGTCCCCATCGGCTCCGACGCAATCTCCCCGGCGCCGCACCATGACATTTATTCCATTGAGGACCTGCTCCAGCTCATCTACGCCCTGAAGGAGGCCTCGGAATACAAGGCCCCCATCTCCGTCAAGATCGCGGCGGTGCACAACGTGGCCGCCATCGCCTCGGGCATCGCCCGGGCCGGTGCGGACATCATCACCGTGGATGGCATGCGCGGCGGCACGGGCGCGGCTCCGGCAATGATCCGCGACAACGTGGGTATTCCCATCGAGCTGGCTCTGGCGCAAGTGGACCAGCGGCTGCGCGACGAGGGCATCCGCAACAACGTCTCCATCGTGGCCGCAGGCGGCATCCGCTGCTCCGGCGACGTCATCAAGGCCATCGCGCTTGGTGCGGACGCTGTGTACATCGGCACGGCGACGCTGCTTGCCGTGGGTTGTACCATTTGCGGCCGCTGTTACACGGGCAAGTGCCCGTGGGGCATCGCCACCAACGACCCGAAGCTGTCCAAGCGGCAGAACCCGGATATCGCGGCCAAGAAACTGGCCAACCTTATCCACGCCTGGGGTCACGAGATCGAAGAGATGCTCGGCGGCATGGGACTCAACTCCATCGAGTCCCTGCGTGGCAACCGTGACAAACTCAGGGGCATCGGCCTTTCCGATACGGAACTCGACATCCTCGGCATCAAGCATGCCGGACGCTAA
- a CDS encoding symporter small accessory protein, with amino-acid sequence MMLGLGSVEIALAFWLSVAATVLCVVYGIVNWNNKGTDKTGGSE; translated from the coding sequence ATGATGCTTGGATTGGGGAGTGTAGAGATCGCGCTGGCCTTCTGGCTATCCGTGGCGGCCACGGTTTTATGCGTCGTTTACGGAATTGTGAACTGGAACAACAAGGGCACCGACAAAACCGGAGGGAGCGAATAA
- a CDS encoding sodium:solute symporter family protein: protein MTGKLIGVLIYLGIIFYLGYRAWLKTRESTDYMLAGRSMNPFVLAMSYGATFVSTSAIVGFGGVSGMFGMSLLWLTFLTIFVGIFVAMVFFGKRTRRMGLALDSHTFPEFLGRRYGSKFIQQFSGVVIFVFIPVYAAAVLIGICRMLEVAFPAITYGVWLLIVTAIVAVYVVTGGLKAVMYTDAFQGTIMAVMMLILIVTTYSLLGGVTEAHQALTDMVNLIPEKLVKGGLTGWTTGPNFQSPIGLTVYTTIIYGVGIGVLAQPQLAIRYMTVPSDRELNRAVAIGGIFILLMTGVAFVTGALSNVVFYQKFGKIAISMAGGNFDSIIPLYIDKVMPGWFSGLFLVAMFAAAMSTMSSQYHVGGTSLSRDFLEQYVNVGNNGSSMKLNRLGVTVAIIATLVWAWLLPGGVIARATAFFFGLCAASFLPIYVLGLYWKGMTKTGAKVSMVGGFCFSMFWLLFIHVKEAGFIGLCQAMFGKATLVADAAPGSWMWLMQWVDPNVVALPVSLVLAVGVSLATRRIEEKHLELCWEGLC, encoded by the coding sequence ATGACCGGCAAACTCATCGGCGTCCTCATCTACCTCGGCATTATTTTCTACCTGGGGTATCGCGCCTGGCTCAAGACAAGGGAGTCAACGGACTACATGCTCGCCGGACGCAGCATGAATCCGTTCGTCCTGGCTATGTCCTACGGCGCGACTTTCGTTTCCACCTCGGCCATCGTCGGTTTTGGCGGCGTCTCGGGCATGTTCGGCATGTCCCTGCTCTGGCTGACCTTTCTGACCATTTTCGTGGGCATTTTCGTGGCCATGGTCTTCTTCGGCAAGCGAACCCGGCGCATGGGGCTCGCGCTCGACTCCCACACCTTCCCGGAATTCCTGGGCAGACGGTACGGTTCCAAGTTCATTCAGCAGTTTTCCGGAGTGGTCATCTTCGTGTTCATCCCGGTCTATGCGGCCGCCGTCCTCATCGGTATCTGCCGTATGCTTGAAGTGGCCTTCCCGGCCATAACCTACGGAGTATGGCTACTCATCGTCACCGCCATCGTGGCCGTGTATGTGGTTACGGGCGGCCTCAAGGCCGTCATGTACACCGACGCGTTCCAGGGGACCATCATGGCGGTCATGATGCTCATCCTCATAGTCACCACTTACTCCCTTCTCGGCGGCGTAACCGAGGCTCATCAGGCCCTGACCGACATGGTCAATCTGATCCCGGAAAAACTGGTCAAGGGAGGCCTGACGGGCTGGACCACCGGTCCGAATTTCCAGTCGCCTATCGGCCTGACCGTCTATACGACCATTATCTACGGTGTCGGTATCGGTGTGCTGGCCCAGCCCCAACTGGCCATCCGCTACATGACCGTGCCCAGCGATCGGGAACTGAACCGAGCCGTGGCCATCGGCGGCATCTTCATCCTTCTTATGACCGGCGTGGCTTTTGTCACCGGGGCCCTGTCCAACGTGGTCTTCTATCAGAAATTCGGCAAGATCGCGATCAGCATGGCCGGGGGCAACTTCGACTCCATCATCCCGCTCTATATTGATAAAGTCATGCCCGGCTGGTTCTCCGGCCTGTTCCTGGTGGCCATGTTCGCTGCGGCCATGTCGACAATGAGTTCCCAGTACCATGTGGGCGGCACCTCGCTCTCCCGCGACTTTCTGGAGCAGTATGTGAATGTGGGCAACAACGGGTCGTCCATGAAACTCAACCGCCTCGGCGTAACCGTGGCGATCATAGCCACACTGGTCTGGGCCTGGCTTCTGCCCGGCGGAGTCATCGCCCGGGCAACCGCTTTCTTCTTCGGCTTGTGCGCCGCCTCGTTCCTGCCCATCTATGTGCTTGGGCTGTACTGGAAAGGCATGACCAAGACCGGGGCCAAAGTCTCCATGGTGGGCGGTTTCTGCTTCTCCATGTTCTGGCTGCTCTTCATCCACGTCAAGGAAGCGGGCTTCATCGGCCTGTGCCAGGCCATGTTCGGCAAAGCCACCCTCGTTGCCGACGCCGCGCCCGGCTCGTGGATGTGGCTGATGCAGTGGGTCGACCCCAACGTGGTCGCCCTGCCCGTCTCCCTGGTCCTGGCCGTGGGCGTCAGCCTGGCCACCCGACGAATCGAAGAGAAGCATCTGGAACTTTGCTGGGAAGGACTCTGCTGA
- the dut gene encoding dUTP diphosphatase, giving the protein MNKIDVNVKFLHEVWQENDLAYATEHSAGLDLRACIDTDEIEIGPGEKAAIPAGVAIEIREPSVAGYVFSRSGLGTKEGLTVSQGVGVIDPDYRGEIKVSLLNTSGEVRRIRRGQRIAQLVFMPVFQAIISPVEELGETARGAGGFGSTGKH; this is encoded by the coding sequence ATGAACAAGATCGACGTGAACGTGAAGTTCCTGCATGAGGTATGGCAAGAGAATGATTTGGCCTACGCCACCGAACATTCGGCGGGGCTGGATCTGCGCGCCTGCATCGATACCGATGAAATTGAAATCGGTCCCGGCGAAAAAGCCGCCATTCCGGCTGGCGTGGCCATTGAGATCCGCGAGCCCAGCGTGGCCGGATACGTGTTCTCCCGCTCCGGGCTGGGCACCAAGGAAGGGCTGACCGTCAGCCAGGGCGTCGGCGTCATCGATCCGGACTACCGCGGGGAGATCAAGGTCTCACTGCTCAATACCTCTGGCGAGGTCCGACGAATTAGGCGCGGACAGCGCATCGCACAGCTTGTCTTCATGCCCGTATTTCAAGCAATAATCAGCCCGGTGGAAGAACTCGGCGAGACCGCGCGCGGCGCGGGCGGGTTCGGCTCCACGGGGAAACACTAA